From Salvelinus fontinalis isolate EN_2023a unplaced genomic scaffold, ASM2944872v1 scaffold_0176, whole genome shotgun sequence, the proteins below share one genomic window:
- the LOC129844121 gene encoding uncharacterized protein LOC129844121 — protein sequence MFGAAVVLGQDGWSVTYTTQSICTLKGSTVKLSCSYTYPRGYTITTTFWFTKHDAGENYVSLSDEPDYKGRGTYRKDKENGHTLSITDLRESDSATYKFRFTDQTGGWRYTGIPGVTLSVTGLQVKVTGETLTCSTTCTLTDNPTYIWYKNGHKVKEDTSSLYSDSFSDADSYSCAVKGHEDLLSPAVCQKCWSVTYTHQSICALKGSTVNISCSYTYPSYHEIKKALWFTKWESGMDAEDLSSVPGYEGHIEYLGDKKNDCTLRITDLRLSDSAGYMFRFITSGDKFSGSPVSLTVTGNLSHISHTVEVRRLHTP from the exons TGGTACTGGGTCAGGATGGCTGGAGTGTAACATACACCACTCAGAGTATCTGTACCTTGAAGGGGTCAACAGTGAAGCTGTCCTGCTCTTACACATATCCCAGAGGTTATACAATCACAACAACGTTTTGGTTCACTAAACATGATGCTGGGGAGAATTATGTAAGTCTGAGTGATGAACCAGACTACAAAGGACGTGGGACATACCGTAAGGATAAAGAGAATGGTCACACCCTGTCaatcacagacctgagagagagtgaCTCAGCTACGTACAAATTCAGATTTACAGATCAGACTGGAGGATGGAGATATACTGGCATTCCTggagtcactctgtctgtcacag GTCTTCAGGTGAAGGTGACTGGTGAGACACTGACCTGcagcaccacctgtactctgactgacaaccccacctacatctggtacaagaacggaCACAAAGTAAAGGAGGACACTTCCAGCCTGTACTCAGACTCCTTTAGTGATGCAGACAgttactcctgtgctgtaaaaggccatgaggatctcctctctcctgcagtgt GTCagaagtgttggagtgtgacttaCACCCATCAGAGTATCTGTGCTTTGAAGGGGTCAACAGTGAACATATCCTGCTCTTACACATATCCCAGTTATCATGAGATCAAAAAAGCTTTGTGGTTTACTAAATGGGAGTCTGGTATGGATGCTGAAGATCTGAGCTCAGTGCCAGGGTATGAGGGTCATATAGAGTACCTTGGGGATAAGAAGAATGACTGTACCCTGAGAATCACAGACCTGAGATTGAGTGACTCTGCTGGGTACATGTTCAGATTCATAACATCTGGAGATAAGTTTTCTGGCTCAcctgtctccctgactgtcaCAGGTAATCTGTCACACatttcacatacagttgaagtcagacgtttacatacaccttag